One window of Ziziphus jujuba cultivar Dongzao chromosome 5, ASM3175591v1 genomic DNA carries:
- the LOC125423102 gene encoding UDP-glycosyltransferase 88F4 has protein sequence MQETIVLYAAPGMGHIIAMVELGKLILHHYSHRFSITILLTKGFLDTPAVSTYIQHVSQSNPSICFHQFPFLSLQNFQSLSIAATGGEFIRQNLPNARDSLRQISETSTVRAFVIDLFCTSALCLGEEFRIPTFYFFTSGAAALAAFLYLPKIHEQTDKSFKDLADTVFRFPGLPPLRATHMPEPILDRDDPAYWDFLENSINLPKANGIVTNTFDGLEPISMKAIADGLCVPDGPTPPVYYVGPLIASPDGRSGGEEEENLDYMSWLDEQPSRSVVFLCFGSRGSFSELQLKDIAKGLEKSGQRFLWVVKKPTMDEKSKQNRESYGDFDLGNVLPGGFAVRNRGRGMVVKSWVPQAEILKKESVGGFVTHCGWNSVLESVVAGVPMVAWPLYAEQHLNRNVLVEDIAVAVAVEQREGDGFVSGDELEKRVRELMESEKGRELRERSKKMKEMALGALGEFGSSTLALKRFIAAIE, from the coding sequence atgcaGGAAACAATAGTACTCTATGCAGCACCAGGAATGGGGCATATCATCGCCATGGTAGAGCTTGGCAAGCTCATCCTCCACCACTATTCCCACAGATTCTCCATAACCATCCTCCTCACAAAGGGTTTCTTAGACACCCCCGCCGTCTCCACCTACATCCAACATGTCTCTCAATCCAACCCTTCAATCTGCTTCCACCAATTCCCCTTCCTATCCCTCCAAAACTTCCAGAGCCTAAGCATCGCCGCCACGGGCGGCGAGTTCATCCGCCAGAATCTCCCCAACGCCCGCGATTCCCTCCGCCAGATCTCTGAAACCTCCACCGTCCGAGCCTTCGTCATCGACCTCTTCTGCACCTCCGCTCTCTGTCTTGGCGAAGAATTCCGAATCCCCACTTTTTATTTCTTCACTTCCGGCGCTGCGGCTCTCGCGGCGTTTCTTTACCTTCCGAAAATCCATGAACAGACGGACAAGAGCTTCAAGGATCTCGCCGATACGGTTTTTCGATTTCCTGGTTTGCCTCCTTTAAGAGCCACACACATGCCGGAACCGATACTTGATAGAGATGACCCGGCTTACTGGGATTTCTTggaaaattctataaatttacCAAAAGCAAATGGGATTGTTACCAACACATTTGATGGGTTGGAGCCGATTTCAATGAAGGCCATCGCTGATGGTCTCTGCGTCCCGGACGGACCAACTCCTCCGGTGTACTATGTCGGACCTTTGATTGCCTCCCCCGATGGTAGATCCGGCGgcgaggaagaagaaaatttagACTATATGTCATGGCTGGATGAGCAGCCAAGCCGAAGCGTGGTTTTCTTGTGTTTCGGAAGTAGAGGATCGTTTTCGGAACTGCAATTGAAAGACATCGCAAAGGGGTTGGAAAAGAGCGGGCAGAGATTCTTGTGGGTAGTTAAGAAACCCACCATGGATGAGAAATCGAAGCAGAACCGAGAATCGTATGGGGATTTCGATCTGGGCAATGTGTTGCCGGGGGGATTCGCAGTGAGGAACAGAGGTAGGGGGATGGTGGTGAAGTCTTGGGTTCCGCAGGCGGAAATTCTGAAGAAGGAATCGGTGGGTGGCTTCGTGACTCACTGCGGGTGGAACTCGGTGCTCGAATCGGTTGTCGCCGGCGTGCCGATGGTAGCGTGGCCGCTTTACGCCGAGCAACATCTGAACAGGAATGTTCTGGTTGAGGACATTGCAGTGGCGGTTGCTGTGGAGCAGAGGGAAGGAGATGGGTTTGTGAGTGGGGATGAGTTGGAGAAGCGAGTCAGAGAGTTGATGGAATCGGAGAAAGGCAGAGAGTTGAGGGAAAGGAgcaagaagatgaaggaaatGGCTTTGGGTGCTCTCGGAGAATTTGGGTCCTCAACTTTGGCTCTGAAAAGGTTTATTGCTGCTATAGAATGA